The following coding sequences are from one Gadus morhua chromosome 10, gadMor3.0, whole genome shotgun sequence window:
- the cysltr1 gene encoding cysteinyl leukotriene receptor 1: protein MNMALTNNYSGTGLAACLCVNQTENKTECPSIDNFRNQVYSTMYSIITLLGLLGNGFALLVLLRTYQKKSPFQVYMMNLAVSDLLCVSMLPFRIHYYANKGQWYLGDFICRISSYTFYVNLYCSILFMAAMSVSRFLAIVFPVQNIRLVTECRARLACIFIWVFVCAMSSPFLMSGETQDPFTNKTKCYEPPRNGTSTKLVVLNYLSLVVGFLIPFLIILVCSAGIIRSLCLRRTHTHRGSKGSRAIRMIVIVLVTFLVCFTPYHVQRSVHLSFLSNGSCERLIFMQKSVVVTLSLAASNCCFDPLLYFFSGEGFRRRMSTMRTSGRRSIQLKQGKAGEPLAGDLNIRSAAE from the exons ATGAATATGGCACTTACAAACAATTACTCCGGGACTGGACTG gctgcctgtctgtgtgtcaatcAGACAGAGAACAAGACAGAGTGTCCGTCCATCGACAACTTCCGGAACCAGGTGTACTCCACCATGTACTCCATCATCACCCTGCTGGGGTTGCTCGGCAACGGCTTCGCCCTTTTGGTGCTGCTGCGCACCTACCAGAAGAAGTCGCCCTTCCAGGTGTACATGATGAACCTGGCCGTGTCGGACCTGCTCTGCGTCAGCATGCTGCCCTTCCGCATCCACTACTACGCCAACAAGGGCCAATGGTACCTGGGAGACTTCATCTGCCGCATCAGCTCCTACACCTTCTACGTCAACCTGTACTGCAGCATCCTCTTCATGGCCGCCATGTCCGTCTCCCGCTTCCTGGCCATCGTGTTCCCCGTGCAGAACATACGGCTGGTGACAGAGTGCCGGGCGCGCCTGGCGTGCATCTTCATCTGGGTCTTTGTGTGCGCCATGTCCTCACCCTTCCTCATGTCGGGGGAAACCCAGGACCCCTTCACCAACAAGACCAAGTGCTACGAGCCGCCCAGGAACGGGACGAGCACCAAGCTGGTGGTGCTCAACTACCTGTCCCTGGTGGTGGGTTTCCTCATCCCCTTCCTGATCATACTGGTGTGCTCGGCGGGCATCATCCGCTCGCTGTGCCTGCGCCGGACGCATACCCATAGAGGGTCGAAGGGCAGCCGGGCCATCCGCATGATCGTCATCGTCCTGGTGACCTTCCTGGTGTGCTTCACGCCCTACCACGTGCAGCGCAGCGTGCACCTCAGCTTCCTGTCCAACGGGTCTTGCGAGAGGCTGATCTTCATGCAGAAGTCGGTGGTGGTGACGCTGAGCCTGGCCGCGTCCAACTGCTGCTTCGACCCGCTGCTGTACTTCTTCTCCGGGGAGGGGTTCCGTCGCCGCATGTCCACCATGCGCACGTCGGGGCGGAGGTCCATCCAGCTCAAGCAGGGCAAGGCAGGTGAGCCTCTGGCCGGAGACCTGAACATCAGGTCGGCGGCGGAGTAG